The Polaribacter sp. HaHaR_3_91 genomic sequence TTTTTCATTTTCTCTATAAAACCAAAAGACGTTTTTTGTCTATATAATTCTCTGGATACGAAATGAAATTTCATACCATGCTCATGCGCAACCTTTAATGTTGGGTTTTCCTCTAAAGTTTGTTCTAAGTTCTTTCCCAATTCCTCACCTCTAATAATACCAAAGGTTTTTAAGCCTTCCATTTTACCAGCAACAGCAGTTGCAACAATATGATTTGAATACGCACCACCAAATGTAAGTACCGCCTTTTTTTTAAGTTTTTTAGCTTCTTCTAAATTGTATTTTAATTTTCTAAATTTATTCCCCGAAACAAAAGGGTGAATTAAATCTTCTCTTTTTATAAAAAGTTCTATATTTTTTTCTTCTAAAATAGGAAGAAAAACTTGTTGGTTTTGAGCGATAAATTCACTCTCGAAAAAGGTTTGGTTTGTATTACTCAATGTTAAGAATTTGTTACCGCAAAAATAACAGATATTATTTTGATACCTACATAATCTTCACTTTTTAAAGTTAAAACTGCAACTTAACATACTTTTTAGAAGAAACATACCCAAAACACCTTTAAATTAAACCCTTACCTAAAAACCTGCCATTAAAAAAAGCTTACAAATAGTGGCTAAAGAAAGAAACAATTCTATTTAGATTTTAAAAATAGCTTATAAAAACAGAAATAAGCTCTTAAGTTTTTGAGGATCTCATATAAAACCGTCAAATATTACTACACAAAAGGAATAAATCATTGCTTTTCCTACAAGGTAAAGTAAGCTTGTTTATACTTAGAAATAACTAATTATCACTCATTAAAAAATAAGTCAAAATAGTTGATTGTTTTTTTAGCAATAATAAAACTAAAAGAAAAGAAGATTTTCATCAACAGAAACCACAAGAAAACATTAAAACAAACAAGTAATAAACTAATTAACACCTGTTATTATGATAGTTAACAATAAAAAATTAATTACAAAATAATTGCATTTATTTTTTAACTCATGTATTTTCAATCAAAAAAAAGTATAATTTTACTTAAAATATATATCGCGATTATGCTTCTTAAATGAACAAATACATTGTTGCCAATCAACCTGAAAAATGGCTTTTTTCGATTGATAATATTACCGTAATTTCCTCACAAGAATATCTTACCAACCCCAAATATTCTACTATAAAAAAAGCTAGAATATTTAACCTTTGTAAAAACTACAGTTACCAATCTAAAGGATACTATGTTTCTCTATTAGCAGAAGCGAGAGGTCATTTAGCCATACCTACTGTAAAAAACATTGTAGATTTAAAAACACTGAAACTCGTAAAAATAGTTTCAGAAGAGTTTGATGATGAGATTCAACAAAGTTTAAAAAACATAAAATCTAGATCCTTTACTTTAAGCATTTATTTTGGTCAAAATGTTGCACAAAAATACAAAGGTCTCAGTAGCTTGTTTTACAAACACTTTCAAGTGCCTTTTTTACGTGTTCATTTTAGTTTTAATAACAAATGGAACATCCAAAGTATCGAAGCTATTTCTGAATCTGAAATACCAAACGAACACCTAGAATGTGTCTATGAATTTGCAAATCAATATTTTTCTAAAAAACGATATGACACACCTAAGTTAGCTACGTCAGATTTTGATTTAGCCATCTTAGTAGACCCAAATGATCCTGCTCCACCAAGTAATGCCAAAGCCTTAAAAAAGTTTGTGGATATTGCTGAAAAAATGAACATCTATGCAGAAATTATTGAACCAAAAGACCTCAGTAGATTATCGTCTTTTGATGCATTATTTATTCGTCAAAGTACAGAAGTAAATAACGAAGCCTACGCATTTGCACGCAAAGCCCAACAAGAAGGAATTGCTATCATCGATTATCCGGATGCTATTTTAAAATGCTGCAATAAGGTTTTTATGGCAGAAGCTTTAAACAATGCCAATATAGCAACCCCAAAAACAATTATTGTACATAAAGACAATATGGACACTGTTATTGATAAAGTAGGTTTACCATGTGTTCTTAAAGCACCAGATTCTACTTTTTCATTTGGTGTAAAAAAAGCAAAAACAGAAATTGAGTATGCTGATTTAGTCAATGAAATGCTTAAAGAATCTGACCTCATTATTGCACAAGAGTTTTGCCCTTCTGATTACGATTGGAGAATTGGTATTATTGATGATAAACCCTTTTTTGCTTGTAAATATTACATGGCAAAAGGACATTGGCAAATATACAATTGGAACGCTAAAAAGAAGAAAGAGCAAGATGGTGATGCAGATTGTTTACCGATAGAAAAAGTGCCTAAAAAAGTTTTAGATATGGCTTTAAAATCGGCAAGAATTATGGGAAAAGGTTTGTACGGAATAGACATTAAAGTTGTAAACAACAAACCGATGGTGATTGAAATTAACGACAATCCAAATGTAGATTTTGGTGTAGAAGATGCCTTTTATGGTGATTTAGTGTACACAGAAATTTTATCAGCATTAAAAAAACGATTAGAATAAAATGGGAACAAAATATAAATTGTTTGAGGTTTTTGGTATCGAATTAGAATACATGTTAATTAATGACACCACCTTTAAAGTTGCACCAATTGTAGATGTTTTATTGACAAAAAAAAATGGAGCACTTACTTCTGATATTGATAATGGAACCATTGCCTGGAGCAACGAATTGGTTGCACATGTTGTGGAAATAAAAACAAACGGACCTACAGCAGATCTTACCAACTTATCGGAAGAATTTCATAAAAACATTCTAGAAATTAATGCTATTTTAAAACCGTTAAACACAAAATTATTACCAACGGCTTGCCATCCTTTAATGAATCCTTTGCAAGACACACAACTATGGAAACACAGTTATAGCGAAGTGTACGAGCTATACAATAGAATTTTTAATTGTAAAGGTCACGGTTGGTCTAATGTACAAAGCACACATATTAATTTACCTTTTTTTAATGATATTGAGTTCGAAAAACTACATGCTGCCATTCGTGTTATTTTACCATTAATTCCAGGTTTAAGCGCAAGTTCGCCAATTTTAGAAGGTAATTTTACGGGTTTTAAAGACACCCGATTAGAGTATTATAAAACCAATCAAAAAGAGATTCCGGAAATGACAGGTAAGGTTATTCCTGAGCAAGTGTTTTCTAAATCAGATTATCATAACACTATTTTTGATCCTATTAAGAAACAGATTAAAAAACACGATACCCATAATATTTTAGACCATCATTTTTTAAATTCTAGAGGTGCCATTGCTCGTTTTGATAGAAATGCCATCGAAATTAGATTGGTAGACATACAGGAATGCCCAAAGGCAGATATTGCTATTTGTGTTTTAATTATTGAAGTTTTAAAACAATTCGTCAACGGAAAATTAGCGAGTTTAGAAATGCAAAAAAGCTGGAACGAGCAAGATTTATTCGATATTTTAAACCCAATTATTAAGGAAGGTGAAGATTATAAAATAAGCAATAAAGAATACTTATCTCTTTTTAATCTTTCTGAGAATAACACGGTAAAAGAAGTTTGGAAACATCTTTTTGAATTGGTCAAAGAAAATATTTCTGAAAACTATAAAGAAGCTTTAACGATCATTTTTGAACACGGAACACTCGCAACAAGAATTGAAAATGCACTTGGTGCTGATACTTCGGATAAAAACATTATAACTGTTTATACAGAACTAGCAAATTGCCTAGAAACCAACACGCTATTTATCCCAAATAAATAGAAATGAAACTGGTAATTACTTGTGAACATGGCGGAAATGAAATTCCAGAAAAGTTCCATACTCTTTTTAGTGATAAAGAAATTTTAAAGACCCATAGAGGCTATGATTTAGGTGCTTTAGATGTTTTTAACGCGCTAAAGCACTTAGCAATTTACACCAATTACAGCACAACAAGTAGATTACTCATAGAGCTAAACAGATCGCTTTGGCATAAAAACTTGTTTTCAGAATACACAAAACACCTATCGGTTTTAGAGAAAAAAGACACCATTAAAACACACTATAACGTCTATAGAAATGCCGTAAAAAAACAGATTGAAACACTAATTACAAACCAAAATACTGTTGTACACCTTTCTATACATTCGTTTACACCTATTTTAAATGATCGTATTAGAAATTGTGATATTGGTCTTTTATACGATTCATCCGATCAACATGAAAAAAAGATAGCATTACAACTTAAAGCTAGCTTGCATTCAATAAATCCGAAATGGCATGTACGTTTTAATTATCCCTATCTCGGAAAAGCAGATGGATTTACAACGCATTTAAGAAAGCGTTTTAAAGAAAACTATATCGGAATTGAGATTGAACTCAATCAAAAATTTTCTAAAAACAACATTATGAATTTTCAACTTAAAGAAGATTTACAGAAAGCGATTTCTAACATCTTAAAATAAAAAAATACCGAGAGACATCACTATAAAAAAACGTACAAATAAAACTTAAATTTATTTGTTATTTTTCTTACTTTCTAATTAAACGTTGCCAAATAAAAAGAGTCATATTAAAAAGTAAAATTTATTCGGCATCATGAAAAAAAACAGACTCCTTATTTTTTGTTTACTAACTACAATGGCATGTAGCAACAACAACGACTATTTAACGGACACAGCAGAAACAACTCCTAATTTAGCTTATCCTTACCCTATCGTTGACACTGAAGAAACCACATTTTACACAGATGTAAACACCATTTCATCCGTAAGCATACACGAAGATTTCTACGGACAAGATGCTAACTATACAGGAAACCAACCCTCTTACACAAATAACGGAGACGGCACTATTACAGACAATGTAACAGGTTTAATGTGGGAAAAAGATATGGGAGAAAAAATTAGCTACGAAACTGCTTTTACGAAAGCTGAACAAGCTACATTAGGTGAATATAATGATTGGAGAGTTCCTACTTTAAAAGAACTGTATTCCTTAATTTTATTTACAGGTCAAGTAGAAGGTCAAAAAGCTGTTGCATTCTTTATAGATACCAATTATTTTAATCAACCACTAGGAAATATAAACATCGGAGAACGAGAAATTGATGCTCAAACATGGTCTTCTACAACCTACGTGGGTCTCACTATGAATGGAGATGAAACTGTATTTGGAGTTAATTTTGTAGATGGCCGTATTAAAGGATATCCTAAATATAAAGCAGGTACCGAAACCCCAAATACTATGTATTTTAGAATGGTAAGAGGAAACATGGACTATGGTAAAAATAATTTTATTGACAATGGAGATGGTACCATAAGCGATACCGCTACCGGCTTAATGTGGCAAAAATCTGACAATGGTATTGGAATGGATTGGAAAACATCTTTAAGCTATTCTGAGAATTTAGAATTGGCCAATTATTCTGATTGGAGATTACCTAATGCTAAAGAATTACAAAGTATTGTAGATTACTCTAGATCTCCGCAAACTACTAACTCACCAGCAATAGACCCTATATTTGAAACAACAGCAATTAATGACCCCAATAATAATAGCGGTCAATATCCTTATTTTTGGACAGGAACTACGCACTTAGACGGTGTTACTCCATATTCTGGCGCTGTATATATTGCTTTTGGAGAAGGACAAGGAAAAATGGAAGGTGTTTTAATGGATGTACATGGCGCAGGATGCCAAAGAAGCGATCCTAAGAGTGGTAATGCAGACAATTATCCCGATTATTTTGGTCCACAAGGAGATGTAAGATATGTTTATAATTATGTAAGAAGTGTAAGAAATATAGACAATTAAGTGATTATAAAATCTAAAGAACTCACTTTAAATTTTGATACCTCTTTAATGACAAACGTTAAAATGAGGCATAGAAATCATAAAAACCAAAGTTTCAAACAAAAAAAACGCCAAATACTTAAAAAGCATTTGGCGTTTTTATTTCATGTATAAAATTCTATCCACATTTAGAAGAACCACAATCTTTACACGTTAAACATCCTTCTTGATAAATTAAATTTGTAGAGTCACAATTATCACAAGTATGTCCTTTTACTTCCGTACCATCTTCTACATAACGTTTTAAAGCACGTTGAACTCCGTTTTTCCAAGTACTGATAGATTCGGAATCGAACTGTAAACTTTGTATCAATTCTACAATTTTATCAATTGGCATACCGTGACGAATAGTTCCCGAAATTAGTTTTGCATAGTTCCAAAATTCTGGATTAAACTTATGAGACAACCCTTCTATCGTTGTTTTATAACCTCTTTTATTTTGATATTGAAAATCGTATCTTGTAAGTCCTTCTTCGTTTTTATTTTTAATGATCAAGCCTTTGTCTACCCAACGCGGAATTAAAATTCCGTCTTCATCATCTGTTAATCCTGTAAAAATCTCATAAGGCCTGTTATCAACCAAACCTACAAAAGCAATCCATTTTTCTTTTTGATTTTGAAAACGAACCACATCTGCTTCTAAAATTTGAGGACGTTTCTTAGAAAAATTTGTAGTTGTAACTTCTTTCTTATCATCTGCCGAAATTAATACTCCAGAACGAGAACCATCTCTATAAACGGTTACCCCTTTACAACCAACTTCCCACGCTTTTAAATACAATTCACCAACCAATTCTTCTGTTGCATCATTTGGTAAATTAACAGTAACACTAATAGAATGATCTACCCATTTTTGGATAGCTCCTTGCATTTCTACTTTGCTATTCCAATCAATATCATTGGAAGTTGCTTTGTAATATGGAGATTTTTTAACCAATTCATCAATTTCTTCTTGCGTAAAATTCTTAGAAGAATCGATATTATTTACTTCCATCCATTGTTTAAAACGATGATGAAAAACAACATATTCTTCCCAAGAATCGCCAACCTCATCCACAAAATCTACTCTAATCCCTTTATCATTTGGGTTCACCTTTTTTCTACGCTTATATACAGGCATAAAAACAGGCTCTATACCAGACGATGTTTGTGTCATTAAACTAGTAGTTCCTGTTGGAGCAATCGTTAACAAGGCTATATTTCTACGACCATGTTCTAACATTTCATAATACAGTTTACTATCTGCTTCTTTTAATCTTAAAATAAAAGGATTTTCTTTTTCTCTGTCTGCATCAAAAATAGCAAACGCACCTCTTTCTTTTGCTAAATTTACAGAAGCCCTGTACGTTTCAACACCT encodes the following:
- a CDS encoding RimK family protein; its protein translation is MNKYIVANQPEKWLFSIDNITVISSQEYLTNPKYSTIKKARIFNLCKNYSYQSKGYYVSLLAEARGHLAIPTVKNIVDLKTLKLVKIVSEEFDDEIQQSLKNIKSRSFTLSIYFGQNVAQKYKGLSSLFYKHFQVPFLRVHFSFNNKWNIQSIEAISESEIPNEHLECVYEFANQYFSKKRYDTPKLATSDFDLAILVDPNDPAPPSNAKALKKFVDIAEKMNIYAEIIEPKDLSRLSSFDALFIRQSTEVNNEAYAFARKAQQEGIAIIDYPDAILKCCNKVFMAEALNNANIATPKTIIVHKDNMDTVIDKVGLPCVLKAPDSTFSFGVKKAKTEIEYADLVNEMLKESDLIIAQEFCPSDYDWRIGIIDDKPFFACKYYMAKGHWQIYNWNAKKKKEQDGDADCLPIEKVPKKVLDMALKSARIMGKGLYGIDIKVVNNKPMVIEINDNPNVDFGVEDAFYGDLVYTEILSALKKRLE
- a CDS encoding DUF1566 domain-containing protein — protein: MKKNRLLIFCLLTTMACSNNNDYLTDTAETTPNLAYPYPIVDTEETTFYTDVNTISSVSIHEDFYGQDANYTGNQPSYTNNGDGTITDNVTGLMWEKDMGEKISYETAFTKAEQATLGEYNDWRVPTLKELYSLILFTGQVEGQKAVAFFIDTNYFNQPLGNINIGEREIDAQTWSSTTYVGLTMNGDETVFGVNFVDGRIKGYPKYKAGTETPNTMYFRMVRGNMDYGKNNFIDNGDGTISDTATGLMWQKSDNGIGMDWKTSLSYSENLELANYSDWRLPNAKELQSIVDYSRSPQTTNSPAIDPIFETTAINDPNNNSGQYPYFWTGTTHLDGVTPYSGAVYIAFGEGQGKMEGVLMDVHGAGCQRSDPKSGNADNYPDYFGPQGDVRYVYNYVRSVRNIDN
- a CDS encoding N-formylglutamate amidohydrolase; the protein is MKLVITCEHGGNEIPEKFHTLFSDKEILKTHRGYDLGALDVFNALKHLAIYTNYSTTSRLLIELNRSLWHKNLFSEYTKHLSVLEKKDTIKTHYNVYRNAVKKQIETLITNQNTVVHLSIHSFTPILNDRIRNCDIGLLYDSSDQHEKKIALQLKASLHSINPKWHVRFNYPYLGKADGFTTHLRKRFKENYIGIEIELNQKFSKNNIMNFQLKEDLQKAISNILK
- a CDS encoding glutamate-cysteine ligase family protein, which translates into the protein MGTKYKLFEVFGIELEYMLINDTTFKVAPIVDVLLTKKNGALTSDIDNGTIAWSNELVAHVVEIKTNGPTADLTNLSEEFHKNILEINAILKPLNTKLLPTACHPLMNPLQDTQLWKHSYSEVYELYNRIFNCKGHGWSNVQSTHINLPFFNDIEFEKLHAAIRVILPLIPGLSASSPILEGNFTGFKDTRLEYYKTNQKEIPEMTGKVIPEQVFSKSDYHNTIFDPIKKQIKKHDTHNILDHHFLNSRGAIARFDRNAIEIRLVDIQECPKADIAICVLIIEVLKQFVNGKLASLEMQKSWNEQDLFDILNPIIKEGEDYKISNKEYLSLFNLSENNTVKEVWKHLFELVKENISENYKEALTIIFEHGTLATRIENALGADTSDKNIITVYTELANCLETNTLFIPNK